A stretch of Romeriopsis navalis LEGE 11480 DNA encodes these proteins:
- a CDS encoding SLBB domain-containing protein, which translates to MESLIAVEGLDGQDLDAEGLDAAAAAKKLKSAGAAKAAKAVKGKLTEAKPPLQPSVPQLPSQLQPAAGAITPSAAATSPASTIIAVPEANQPVKSPAAAASTPDYTDQPLLTKDADLGPMPLIRTPPPAGDPESWQVPDRGRPKRIRAETYKLAPGDRINVAIATVPEFSSVYQVMVDGRITLPVIGQVDVEGMTEPEAAQHIAKRYTDTQVIVKPTITVVLAEMSNLHVAVLGEVNRPGAYIAPPQNGELPRLTEIIERAGGITQQTDLKNIKIRRPMRNGRDRIVTASLWQLLMQGDLSQDVAIRDGDTIFLQTAKDIPVEVALRVGRSNVAPTEIQINVMGEVNAPGLQAVRNGTSLNQAIMQAGGFSNRAKKKKIELLRLNPNGTVTHRKIAIDLKKPIDVQLNPILQDRDVIVVDRSIGNKISDTVSKILSPFNSIFALFNTFSPFFIRQR; encoded by the coding sequence TTGGAAAGCCTGATCGCGGTTGAAGGTTTGGATGGCCAAGATCTGGACGCTGAGGGTTTGGATGCTGCTGCTGCGGCGAAAAAGCTGAAGTCGGCGGGAGCGGCCAAGGCCGCTAAGGCAGTAAAGGGGAAACTAACGGAGGCAAAGCCACCGCTGCAACCATCGGTTCCGCAACTGCCGAGCCAGCTCCAACCAGCGGCTGGGGCGATAACGCCGTCTGCGGCGGCGACTTCCCCAGCGTCCACAATTATTGCTGTGCCGGAGGCAAATCAGCCAGTTAAGTCGCCGGCTGCTGCTGCATCGACGCCAGACTATACCGATCAGCCCCTACTCACTAAAGATGCTGATTTAGGGCCGATGCCATTGATTCGTACGCCACCGCCTGCGGGTGATCCAGAAAGTTGGCAGGTCCCCGATCGCGGACGACCCAAACGGATTCGGGCGGAGACCTATAAGTTGGCCCCGGGCGATCGGATTAATGTGGCGATCGCCACCGTCCCTGAGTTCAGCTCGGTATATCAGGTCATGGTTGATGGTCGAATCACGCTGCCGGTGATTGGCCAAGTTGATGTGGAGGGGATGACTGAGCCGGAGGCGGCGCAGCATATTGCGAAACGATATACCGATACGCAGGTGATTGTGAAGCCGACAATTACGGTGGTGTTGGCGGAAATGAGTAACTTGCATGTGGCCGTATTGGGTGAGGTGAATCGCCCCGGTGCCTATATTGCACCACCCCAGAATGGTGAACTGCCGCGTTTGACGGAAATTATTGAACGAGCCGGTGGAATTACCCAGCAAACTGATCTAAAGAATATTAAAATTCGCCGGCCGATGCGGAATGGTCGCGATCGTATTGTCACCGCGAGTCTCTGGCAACTTCTGATGCAAGGTGATCTGAGTCAGGATGTGGCGATCCGCGATGGCGATACGATTTTTCTCCAAACTGCCAAGGATATTCCAGTAGAGGTGGCGTTGCGTGTGGGCCGATCGAATGTCGCGCCCACCGAAATTCAAATCAATGTCATGGGTGAAGTGAACGCTCCGGGATTGCAAGCTGTACGTAATGGCACCTCCCTGAATCAAGCGATTATGCAGGCGGGCGGTTTTAGTAACCGAGCAAAGAAGAAAAAGATTGAGCTACTTCGCTTGAATCCGAATGGCACTGTGACTCACCGCAAGATTGCGATTGATCTGAAAAAACCGATTGATGTTCAACTGAATCCAATTTTGCAGGACCGTGACGTGATTGTGGTTGATCGGTCGATCGGCAACAAAATTAGCGACACCGTCAGTAAGATTCTCAGTCCCTTCAATAGTATCTTTGCGCTGTTCAACACCTTTAGTCCATTTTTTATTCGGCAACGCTAG